One window of the Thiovulum sp. ES genome contains the following:
- a CDS encoding putative transcriptional regulator (PFAM: Bacteriophage CI repressor helix-turn-helix domain) yields MEKENPIEQICEDLGVNQKKLAEIIGVSQNTVSTWKKENKFPTWTNNFFEVLKERRNCDEYRNSVEKILELNNQYKK; encoded by the coding sequence TTGGAGAAAGAAAATCCAATTGAACAAATTTGTGAAGACTTGGGAGTAAATCAAAAAAAACTAGCTGAAATAATTGGAGTTTCTCAAAATACTGTTTCGACTTGGAAAAAAGAAAATAAATTTCCGACTTGGACAAACAATTTCTTTGAAGTTTTAAAAGAAAGAAGAAATTGTGACGAATATCGAAATTCAGTAGAAAAAATCCTTGAATTAAATAATCAATACAAAAAATAG